From Flavipsychrobacter sp., a single genomic window includes:
- the dnaE gene encoding DNA polymerase III subunit alpha yields the protein MKFSHLHNHTQFSLLDGASAIPKLFDKAMADDMPAMAMTDHGNMFGAFQFVAQAWKNTKVVGKDEHGNDIKEPVVKPIVGCEFYLVEDRHKRQFSRGEKDVRYHQLLLAKNEVGYRNLVKLCSLGYMEGLYGKYPRVDKELILQYHEGLIATTCCLAAEVPRTILREGEEEAEKVFKWWLDLFGDDYYVELQRHEIPDQIKANEVLVKFARKYNVPIIASNDSHYVDQTDANAHDILLCINTAEKQSTPKMKDFDDSGVKNKDARFAFYNDQFYFKKTAEMSALFGDLPEAIGNTQMIVDKVKPLKLERDILLPNFVVPKEFNEDQDAYLEHLTWTGAKERYKEITPEIEERLNFELFTIRTMGFAGYFLIVGDFIQAGRDLGVLVGPGRGSAAGSAVAYCIGITNIDPIKYNLLFERFLNPERKSMPDIDTDFDDAGRQRVIDYVVDKYGKNQVAHIVTYGTMAAKMSIKDVARVLDLPLQDSNALAKLVPDRPGISLKRLLNAPIDGDGSLKSKEGLGSEELEGVTKLREIHTTPNNLHGDVLREAEKLEGSVRNTGIHAAGIIIAPKDLTDLIPVAANKDVELLITQFDGSIIEDAGVIKMDFLGLKTLTIIKDALALIKRNYDIDIDVDTLPLDDEKTFELYQRGETNATFQFESAGMQKYLRELKPDKFDDLIAMNALYRPGPLEYIPNFIRRKHGEEEITYDLPEMEEYLEDTYGITVYQEQVMLLSQKLAGFSKGDADVLRKAMGKKKKDVLDKMKIQFVEGATKKGHPEDKLNKVWTDWEAFAQYAFNKSHSTCYAYVAYHTAYLKAHYPAEFMAAVLNNQNNIDKIKFYMEECQRMGLQVLGPDVNESLKGFSVSQESVIRFGMNAIKGVGEAAVEDIIKEREENGKFSTPFDLVSRVNQRTVNKKSLENLVLAGALDCFESFHRAQYFYAPATDPVTGLERMVKFGNQFQANSSMAANSLFGEATMPEVKPPDIPSCEAWTLPDLLNREKDVIGIYLSAHPLDGYKFEMKHYGFANISDIDKFQGKTIRVAGFVTDAAHMTTKKGSKFGKLMLNDYSGHIEVMFWNDDYVQYNNYIDNGQQIMIQGVYQEHRFRPGVMEFKIQRVMLLDQVRKQMTKRIHLKVWLDKLNDEVVDYLSTNLKEHPGSTELIMQVFDRADDMSIKLKTGGQKIEVNNDLILFLEEHDDMKVQLEIA from the coding sequence ATGAAATTCTCACATCTACATAACCATACGCAGTTTTCTTTGCTCGACGGAGCATCGGCTATTCCCAAGCTTTTTGATAAAGCAATGGCAGACGATATGCCCGCTATGGCAATGACCGATCATGGTAATATGTTCGGTGCATTCCAGTTTGTAGCACAAGCTTGGAAGAACACCAAAGTAGTGGGTAAAGATGAGCATGGTAATGACATTAAAGAACCCGTAGTAAAGCCTATTGTTGGTTGTGAGTTTTATTTGGTAGAAGACAGGCACAAGCGTCAGTTTAGCCGTGGGGAGAAAGATGTGCGTTATCACCAACTACTCTTAGCAAAAAATGAGGTGGGGTATAGAAACTTGGTGAAGCTATGTTCGCTGGGTTATATGGAGGGGCTTTATGGTAAATATCCCCGTGTAGATAAGGAATTAATATTACAGTATCATGAAGGGCTTATAGCTACTACTTGCTGTTTGGCAGCTGAGGTGCCACGTACTATTTTGAGAGAAGGGGAAGAGGAAGCGGAAAAGGTATTTAAATGGTGGCTAGACCTATTTGGTGACGACTACTATGTAGAGCTGCAACGACACGAGATACCAGACCAGATAAAGGCAAATGAAGTGTTGGTCAAGTTTGCCAGAAAATACAATGTGCCTATCATAGCGTCTAACGATAGCCACTATGTAGACCAAACAGATGCCAACGCGCACGATATACTATTGTGCATCAACACAGCAGAGAAGCAAAGCACGCCAAAGATGAAAGACTTTGACGATAGCGGCGTGAAGAATAAGGATGCTCGTTTTGCTTTTTATAACGATCAGTTTTATTTCAAGAAGACAGCAGAGATGTCTGCGCTTTTTGGCGACCTGCCAGAAGCTATAGGCAATACGCAAATGATAGTGGATAAGGTAAAACCTTTGAAGCTGGAGCGAGATATATTACTGCCTAACTTCGTAGTACCCAAAGAATTCAACGAAGATCAAGATGCTTATCTAGAGCATCTTACTTGGACGGGTGCAAAAGAACGATATAAAGAAATAACCCCTGAGATAGAGGAACGACTCAACTTTGAGTTGTTTACCATACGTACTATGGGTTTTGCGGGTTACTTCCTCATTGTAGGTGACTTCATACAAGCGGGTAGAGATCTTGGTGTATTGGTAGGACCGGGTAGAGGTAGTGCTGCGGGTAGTGCAGTAGCCTATTGTATAGGTATTACCAATATTGACCCTATAAAGTATAACCTACTATTTGAGCGTTTCCTGAATCCGGAGCGTAAGAGCATGCCCGATATAGATACGGACTTTGATGATGCGGGTAGGCAGCGTGTAATAGATTACGTAGTAGATAAGTATGGTAAAAATCAAGTAGCCCACATTGTTACCTATGGTACTATGGCTGCTAAAATGAGTATAAAGGATGTAGCCCGCGTGCTGGATCTGCCATTGCAAGACAGTAATGCCTTGGCAAAGCTAGTGCCTGACCGTCCCGGTATCTCTTTAAAACGATTGCTGAATGCACCTATTGATGGTGATGGTAGCTTGAAAAGTAAAGAAGGGCTTGGTAGTGAAGAGCTGGAAGGAGTAACTAAGCTACGAGAGATACATACAACGCCTAATAACCTTCATGGTGATGTGCTACGTGAGGCGGAAAAGCTAGAAGGCTCGGTAAGAAATACGGGTATACATGCTGCGGGTATCATCATTGCCCCTAAAGATCTAACGGACTTAATACCTGTTGCAGCGAATAAGGATGTAGAACTACTTATCACTCAGTTTGACGGTAGTATCATTGAAGATGCCGGTGTTATTAAGATGGACTTTTTAGGATTAAAAACCCTAACCATCATTAAAGATGCATTGGCGCTTATTAAGCGTAACTATGATATAGATATTGATGTAGATACATTACCTCTTGATGATGAAAAGACTTTTGAGCTTTACCAAAGAGGGGAGACCAACGCAACTTTCCAGTTTGAAAGTGCGGGTATGCAGAAGTATCTGCGAGAACTAAAACCCGATAAGTTTGATGACCTTATTGCGATGAACGCCCTGTATCGTCCGGGACCTTTAGAATACATCCCTAACTTCATCAGGCGTAAGCATGGTGAGGAGGAGATCACCTACGATCTTCCTGAAATGGAAGAGTACCTCGAAGATACCTATGGTATTACTGTATATCAGGAGCAGGTGATGTTGCTCTCGCAAAAGTTGGCAGGCTTTAGTAAAGGTGATGCCGACGTCTTGCGTAAGGCAATGGGTAAGAAGAAGAAAGATGTACTGGATAAAATGAAGATCCAGTTTGTAGAAGGAGCAACAAAGAAAGGACACCCTGAAGATAAACTCAATAAAGTATGGACCGACTGGGAGGCTTTTGCACAATATGCCTTCAATAAGTCTCACTCTACCTGTTATGCTTATGTAGCTTATCATACTGCCTACCTTAAGGCACATTACCCAGCAGAGTTTATGGCTGCGGTACTCAACAACCAGAACAATATTGATAAGATAAAGTTCTACATGGAAGAGTGCCAGCGCATGGGCTTGCAGGTACTAGGTCCTGATGTGAATGAGAGTTTGAAAGGGTTCTCTGTTAGTCAGGAGAGTGTTATTCGTTTTGGGATGAATGCGATAAAAGGAGTGGGTGAAGCAGCGGTGGAAGACATTATTAAAGAGCGTGAGGAGAATGGCAAGTTCAGTACACCTTTCGATCTGGTGTCAAGGGTCAACCAAAGAACTGTTAATAAAAAATCGCTTGAAAATCTAGTTTTGGCAGGAGCATTAGACTGTTTTGAATCGTTCCATAGAGCACAATATTTTTATGCGCCTGCTACCGATCCTGTAACAGGCTTGGAGCGGATGGTGAAGTTTGGTAATCAGTTTCAGGCCAATAGTTCTATGGCAGCTAATAGTCTTTTTGGAGAAGCAACTATGCCTGAAGTAAAACCGCCTGATATACCTAGTTGTGAGGCTTGGACATTGCCTGATTTGCTTAACAGGGAAAAGGATGTAATTGGTATCTACTTAAGTGCGCATCCTTTAGATGGTTATAAGTTTGAAATGAAGCACTATGGATTTGCCAATATTAGTGATATTGATAAATTTCAAGGTAAAACAATAAGAGTGGCAGGTTTTGTGACAGATGCTGCCCATATGACCACTAAGAAAGGCAGTAAGTTTGGTAAGCTGATGCTTAACGATTATAGTGGGCATATAGAGGTAATGTTTTGGAATGATGATTATGTGCAGTACAATAACTATATAGATAATGGGCAGCAGATAATGATACAAGGTGTGTATCAGGAGCATCGTTTCAGGCCTGGTGTGATGGAGTTTAAGATACAACGAGTGATGCTGCTAGATCAAGTGCGCAAGCAAATGACCAAACGTATTCATTTGAAGGTATGGTTGGATAAATTGAATGATGAAGTGGTGGACTATTTGTCTACGAATTTGAAGGAACACCCTGGTAGTACGGAGTTGATCATGCAGGTTTTTGACAGGGCTGACGATATGTCCATCAAGTTGAAGACAGGAGGGCAGAAAATAGAAGTTAATAATGATCTAATATTATTTTTAGAGGAACATGACGATATGAAAGTGCAGCTTGAAATAGCCTAG
- the trxA gene encoding thioredoxin: MAAVYTDANFEEEVLKADKLSMIDFWAPWCGPCLAIGPSIEALATEYEGKINVGKVNVDENPNLSIEYGITSIPAVLFIKNGEVVDKVPGAAPKGAYEKKIQQHM, from the coding sequence ATGGCAGCTGTATATACTGATGCAAATTTTGAGGAAGAAGTGCTTAAAGCAGATAAGTTATCTATGATCGATTTCTGGGCTCCTTGGTGTGGGCCATGTTTGGCGATAGGGCCATCAATTGAGGCTTTGGCTACAGAATATGAAGGTAAGATCAATGTAGGTAAGGTGAATGTAGATGAGAATCCTAACTTGTCTATCGAGTATGGTATTACAAGCATACCGGCTGTTTTGTTCATCAAAAATGGTGAGGTGGTTGATAAGGTTCCTGGTGCAGCTCCAAAAGGTGCTTACGAGAAGAAGATCCAACAACACATGTAA